In one window of Brenneria goodwinii DNA:
- a CDS encoding beta-galactosidase: MTLQTGAVAATLAAVLAHRDWENPAVTQLNQLAAHPVFASWRSPSEAKEDARSPSIRSLNGIWKFSYFSRPEAVPESWLYQDDPCADEIAVPSNWQMLGYDAPIYTNVTYPIPVNPPFVPAENPTGCYSLTFDVDDDWLASGQTRIIFDGVNSAFHLWCNGRWVGYAQDSRLPSEFDLSALLQAGENRLAVMVLRWSDGSYLEDQDMWRMSGIFRDVSLLHKPQTHLSDLRIQTHLNDDFSHAELQVLAVVSGPQRESAQITLQLWDGDQLVGERRQPVGSDIIDERGIYRDRATVRLPVSRPALWSAEIPHLYRVVVILQDNNGAFIEAEACDAGFRKVEISNGLLKLNGKPLLIRGTNRHEHHPEHGQVMDIATMRKDILLMKQHNFNAVRCSHYPNHPLWYRLCDRYGLYVVDEANIETHGMEPMNRLTDDPAWLPAMSERVTRMVQRDRNHPSIIIWSLGNESGHGCNHDALYHWIKASDPTRPVQYEGGGANSPATDILCPMYARVDQDQPFPQVPKWSIKKWIGMPDEQRPLILCEYAHAMGNSLGGFHKYWAAFRQYPRLQGGFVWDWVDQSLTQYDGNGVPHQAYGGDFGDKPNDRQFCMNGLVFADRTPHPSLYEAQHAQQFFQFTLHRESPLRLEVSSEYLFRRSDNECLIWTLAQEGKTLASGEVTLNIAPQGRQSIVFNDLPDIAAPGQVWLTVKALQINATDWSDAGHVCAWQQWRLADVLAADPDPVKGAAPQLAVSEQYYDISLGAQRWQFSRQSGLLTQWWQDGQPTLLRPLQDQFTRAPLDNDIGVSEATRIDPNAWVERWKAAGYYQLAPEVVRCEAEALTQSVALHTVHRWTYQGKTLFISRKTYRVDSLGELHIGVDVEIASGAPAPARIGLTCQLAEVNDHVAWLGLGPHENYPDRKQAACYDRWRRPLDELYTPYVFPTENGLRCDTQRLEYGANRWDGHFHFNISRYSQRQLRETSHRHLLTPEEGTWVNLDGFHMGIGGDDSWSPSVAPEYLLQDSHYHYAVRWHRC; this comes from the coding sequence ATGACTCTTCAAACAGGCGCAGTCGCCGCCACTCTCGCTGCGGTACTTGCACACCGCGACTGGGAAAACCCGGCGGTTACGCAACTGAATCAGCTCGCCGCGCATCCCGTTTTCGCCAGTTGGCGCTCGCCGTCAGAGGCCAAAGAGGATGCGCGATCGCCCAGTATCCGTAGTTTGAACGGCATTTGGAAATTCAGCTATTTTAGTCGTCCTGAGGCGGTGCCGGAAAGCTGGCTGTATCAGGATGATCCCTGCGCCGATGAAATCGCGGTTCCATCTAACTGGCAGATGCTGGGCTATGATGCGCCGATCTACACCAACGTGACCTATCCCATTCCGGTCAATCCGCCGTTTGTTCCCGCGGAAAATCCGACTGGATGTTACTCGCTCACATTTGACGTGGACGACGACTGGCTCGCATCCGGCCAGACGCGCATTATCTTCGACGGCGTGAACTCGGCGTTTCATCTCTGGTGTAACGGACGTTGGGTCGGCTATGCGCAGGACAGCCGTTTGCCTTCGGAGTTCGACTTGAGCGCGCTGTTGCAGGCGGGGGAAAACCGGCTGGCGGTGATGGTGCTGCGCTGGAGCGACGGCAGCTATCTGGAAGATCAGGATATGTGGCGCATGAGCGGCATTTTCCGCGATGTCTCCCTGTTGCATAAGCCGCAAACCCATCTCAGCGATCTGCGTATCCAGACCCATCTGAACGACGATTTCAGCCATGCCGAGCTGCAAGTCCTGGCGGTGGTCAGCGGTCCGCAACGTGAGAGCGCGCAAATCACGCTGCAATTATGGGACGGCGACCAACTGGTCGGCGAGCGCCGGCAGCCTGTCGGAAGCGACATCATTGATGAACGCGGCATCTATCGCGACCGCGCCACGGTGCGCCTGCCGGTTAGCCGGCCGGCGCTGTGGAGCGCCGAGATCCCGCATCTCTATCGGGTGGTGGTGATACTGCAGGATAACAACGGCGCGTTTATTGAAGCGGAAGCCTGTGATGCGGGTTTCCGTAAAGTCGAGATTAGCAACGGCCTGTTGAAACTGAACGGCAAGCCGCTGCTTATCCGCGGCACAAACCGGCACGAGCATCATCCGGAACACGGCCAGGTGATGGATATCGCTACCATGCGTAAAGATATCCTATTGATGAAACAGCATAATTTTAACGCGGTGCGTTGCTCCCACTATCCTAACCATCCCCTCTGGTATCGCCTGTGCGACCGTTATGGCCTGTATGTGGTGGACGAAGCCAATATTGAAACCCACGGTATGGAGCCGATGAACCGGTTGACCGACGATCCGGCGTGGTTACCGGCCATGAGCGAACGCGTGACGCGCATGGTGCAGCGCGATCGTAACCATCCGTCGATCATTATCTGGTCGCTGGGTAACGAATCCGGACATGGCTGCAACCACGACGCGCTTTATCACTGGATCAAAGCCAGCGATCCCACGCGCCCGGTGCAGTACGAAGGCGGCGGGGCCAATAGTCCGGCGACCGATATTCTGTGCCCGATGTACGCCCGCGTCGATCAGGATCAGCCGTTCCCGCAGGTGCCGAAGTGGTCGATTAAGAAATGGATCGGCATGCCGGACGAGCAGCGCCCGCTGATCCTGTGTGAATATGCGCACGCCATGGGCAATAGCCTGGGCGGTTTCCACAAGTACTGGGCCGCGTTCCGTCAGTACCCGAGATTACAGGGCGGTTTTGTGTGGGATTGGGTGGATCAGTCGCTGACGCAATACGATGGCAACGGCGTGCCTCATCAGGCCTACGGCGGCGACTTCGGCGATAAGCCGAACGATCGCCAGTTCTGTATGAACGGTCTGGTTTTTGCCGATCGCACGCCGCACCCGTCGCTATACGAAGCGCAGCACGCACAGCAGTTTTTCCAGTTTACCTTGCATCGTGAAAGTCCGCTGCGGCTGGAGGTTTCCAGCGAATACCTGTTCCGCCGCAGCGACAACGAATGCCTGATCTGGACGCTGGCGCAGGAAGGCAAAACGCTGGCAAGCGGCGAGGTGACGCTGAATATCGCCCCGCAGGGCCGGCAGTCGATAGTCTTTAACGATTTGCCGGACATCGCCGCGCCCGGACAGGTGTGGCTGACGGTCAAAGCGCTACAGATCAACGCCACGGACTGGAGCGACGCCGGACACGTTTGCGCCTGGCAGCAGTGGCGTTTGGCGGATGTTCTGGCCGCCGACCCGGATCCGGTTAAGGGCGCGGCGCCGCAGCTGGCGGTGAGCGAACAATACTATGACATCAGCCTTGGCGCGCAGCGCTGGCAGTTCAGCCGTCAAAGCGGCCTGCTGACGCAGTGGTGGCAGGATGGGCAGCCGACGCTGCTGCGTCCGCTGCAAGATCAGTTTACCCGCGCGCCGCTGGACAATGATATCGGCGTCAGCGAAGCCACACGCATTGATCCCAATGCCTGGGTGGAACGCTGGAAAGCGGCCGGATATTACCAACTGGCGCCCGAAGTGGTGCGCTGCGAAGCCGAGGCGTTAACGCAGTCGGTAGCGCTGCACACCGTTCATCGCTGGACGTATCAGGGCAAAACGCTGTTTATCAGCCGCAAAACCTACCGCGTCGATAGCTTGGGCGAGCTGCATATCGGCGTGGATGTGGAGATCGCCTCGGGCGCGCCGGCCCCGGCGCGCATTGGCCTGACCTGCCAGTTGGCGGAGGTGAACGACCATGTGGCCTGGCTGGGTCTTGGCCCGCATGAGAACTACCCGGACCGTAAACAGGCCGCCTGTTACGACCGGTGGCGGCGTCCGCTCGACGAACTCTACACACCTTATGTCTTCCCAACGGAAAACGGTCTGCGCTGCGATACGCAACGGTTGGAATATGGCGCCAACCGCTGGGATGGTCATTTCCATTTCAATATCAGTCGTTACAGTCAGCGGCAACTGCGTGAAACCTCGCACCGCCATCTGTTAACGCCGGAAGAAGGCACCTGGGTGAATCTGGATGGTTTTCATATGGGGATCGGCGGCGATGATTCCTGGAGCCCCAGCGTAGCGCCGGAATATCTGTTGCAGGACAGTCATTATCA